The sequence below is a genomic window from Methanotorris formicicus Mc-S-70.
AGAAACATTTGAAATTGTTTGTAAATCATCTTCATATTTTTTTATTTCGTTTTCTATCCCTTTTAAATCAGATTCGTATTTCTCAAGTTTTGATGTGAATTTTATAAACTTCACTCTTATTTCATCCCAATCTTCCAATTCCTTTTTTTTATCTATTAACTTTTTATTGAGGTTATTGAATTCTTCCCCTAACTTCTCCAACTTAACCTTTAATCCTTCTAATTCCTCACTTTTTTCCATAATGTCTTTTTCAATTTTTTCTTTATTTTTTAACTCCCCCTCAATTAAACTCAATCTTCCCTCAAAGTTATTTATAACTTCCCTCATCGTTTCCCAAGATTTCTGATATTCACCAATACCTAAAAGTTTGGCAATAGTCCTTTCCCTCTCTGCTGGAGATGTATGAATAAGTTCTGCAATCTCTCCCTGTTTAATGTAAATTGAGTTTGTAAAGGTTTTCTCATCAATGCCTAATATATTTTTTATTTCCCTTGTTACTTCATTTGAACCCTTTGCAATGAGTTCATCATTGGCATATAACCTCTCATTTCCCCTCTCCCTAACAACCCTATATATTTTTCCACCAACCTCAAAGGTTAGTTCAACGGATAAGTTCTTTCTCCCCCTTGTAACTAAATCCTCATACCTAAGTCTTGGTCTAAATAAAGCATAATGTACAGCATCAAAAATAGATGATTTTCCACTTCCGTTATGTCCAACAATTACGCTAATACCTTCTTTGAATGTTATTCTGCTGTTAACATGACTTTTGAAGTTCTTCATTTTAATTTCCCTAATTATCATAATATTCCCCTCGCCACTTGCATGAAGTTTTTTTGCATTTTGATATAATAAATTTTTGAAAATTTCATATTATCTATGTTTATATTTTTAGTATTTTTTGATATTATGTCAATAAATAATAATATTTAAATAAAAGGTCGGATAATTTAGAACAAAATCATAAAAAGGTGGGGTGTTTGGATTTTTTAAACCTTTATTTGGTTTCGATAGCATCGATAACATTTGGCTATGTGTTGGCAGAGATACTAAATCAAACTAACTTAATAAAACTTATTGGAAAGAAAACTTCAAAGATAGCAAAAATTGGCATCCATCCTTCTCTATCAACAGTTCCTGCTTTATATTTGGTTAGTCCAAGATTGGCACATACAACTGCAAGTTCTCTACTAAAAAAAGGAGAAATTGACGAATTTGATTTATACATTGCCATCCTTGCATCAAACTTTTCTTTGAGGATAATGTATATTTATAGGTATTATTTACCTGTTTTATTGCCTCTTCTTGGTATTGTTGCATTATATTTTATTGGTTTGAGAATAATTTTTGATATATTCTTATTGTTCGTTGTCATGCTTATTGGGAAAAGAAGGTATAAACACGCAAATCAAAATAATGATTTAAATAATGAATTAAACATTAAATTTTCAAAAGAAGTTTTGAAGGGAGGATTTATTAACGGATTGAAGTTATCTCTCAAATTTATAAAGGTTTTTACGCCAATATTTTTAGTTGTTGTTTTTATGATGAAATTTGGGATTATGGATAAAATAACCAAAGTGCTCTCCCCAATTTTGAAGTTTATTGGATTGGATTCTCTTGGAATAACCTATGTCTCAACTGCAGTATTATCCCCAAGGGTTGCCTATGGGATTGCAAAGATTATGTTGGACTATCATTACTCTATAAATATAGTGTTGGGTTGTATGTTTATCGGAAACGGGCTTTTTGTTTTAACTTATGAGTGGTGGGTAAGAATTTTACCTTATTACGCTGGACTATATCCAAAGGATGTTGCTTTAAAACTTGTAGGCATTCAGGCATTCCTACCCTCTATGTATAGTATTTTTTTAGGTATTTTATTGCTTAAATTATCTTTTTAATAAATTTACAACCTCTTCAATGATTCTATCGGCAATGTTGGTTTTTGAGATTTTTGACAACCCTTCCCAAGATGGTGTTGCATTAACCTCTAAAACCTTCAAACCTTTTCTACCCTCAATCAAATCCACTCCTGCATAAACCAATCCCAAAGCATCCTTTGCCTTTATAGCAAGTTCTTCAATTTCTTCATTGATTTCACATTCCTCCGGTTTTGCATTTTGATGTATATTGGTTATCCAGTTATCTGAAACCCTATACATTGCAGATACAACCTCATCCCCAACAACAAATGCCCTAATATCCCTATAAACATTGTTTGGATTTTTCACAAATTCCTGGATATAAAAAGATCCATATTTTTTCTTGAATTCTGTCAGTTTGTTTAGTTTAGATATTAAGGAGCCACCATTTATTCTTATAATCCCCCTCCCCTGATTTCCAAAAAGTGGCTTTATAACACAATCCTCAAAGGTATTAACCCACTCCAATGCCTCATCTATACTTTCAGTTACAACAGTTTTCGGTTGAGGGATGTTTTTTAAATCCATCAAAAAAGAGCATCTATACTTATTCCCAGCATTTTCTATTCCATCTAATGGATTTATCAATGGGATGTAATGTTCCAGATGCTTCAAAAAATCAAATCTATGAAACATCTCTACTTCATCCCCAATATTCCTAACAAATGCACAATCCAAATCCAGTAGATTTTTGTTATTACACTTCAACCTAAAATCTATATTTATGCCAGATATTATATTGGATGGCTTTATTATTTCAGGTTTTATGCCATTTTTTTCCATAGATTTTTTTAATTCGTTTACAACCCAATCTTTTTCCTCAGATATTATGCCCATCTTCATAATTTCCCTTCGTTTAATTTTATGACTGATAGTGTGATTTAACACTATTATAATTAAAACCAAAAAATAGAAATAGATAGCACTTAAATAACTCGTTAAAAAACGGTGCATCTTTTATGCTAACCACATTCAATAATATACTCACTAATTCTATAAATAGTTTAGGATTTAACTGTTCAGAGGGGTTATCCAAGTTCGCATAGGTTAGAACGCTAACGCTGATAAAAACCATCAAAGCATTTTCAGAGCATATCTCTGGAATTCACAGAAAAACTATCGTTAAAAACCTACAAAAACTATCAGAAAATGAGTTTTGTTTATATGTTCAACTATCTAACCTTCCGATATTTTGGATGACAATAGATTTAAATATACTACAATAATCGATTCAACACTACTAAGGAGATGGGGTGAAAAGGTTTATGGTTGCAATATTCGATATAACTACATCGAAAGACATAGCAAACTATAGTTGTTTGCGAATTTTACTAATTATTTATACTCTAAATTTTTAAATGGTTATATTTGTCTTAAATTTTAAAATAAGTTGTAAATCTTACTAAATTTATTGAAGTATTTTCTAATATTTAACGCAAACAACTATATACCAAGAACAAATAAACACCTGTATTTATCACGAAAAATTATGTGAAATACTTTGTATTTCACTACTCGCTTACTTTGTAAGCGAAAGGGATATATCCCATTTATACTACAATAAAACCACTTAGCAAAAAATCAACAGATATATTTATCGAAATTATTAGATTTCTATTTCACATAGATATCGAGACGGTCGTAGGAGACACTTTTGTAACGACAAAGAAAATTATGAAGGAATCTAAAGAATTGGGAATGGAATATATTGGTAAACTTAGAAGGCAGAGGATATTATAAGCGAGTATATGAAGAGACCGAAGATAGAAGAAAAATATCGAAGAGATAATCGATTTTAGAAATCGAAGGAAACTATCTAACGTCTGAAAAGAGCGATATTGGATTTGTTAGATTTATGGCGATAGTATCAAACTGCATAGAATATTTGATACAAATATGGACTATCGTTTTATGAAATGGTTAAAGAGTGTAGTAAAGAACTAATAAAGAGGGGAATATTGTAATCACACTGTCAGTTATGAAAGGGTTGTTGTTTAAATAATATATAGTTGTCGTTAAATATGTATAAATTAAAAATTTGGAAGGTTTTATAATTTTTTACATTAAAAATGCATAAACAAAATTTTAAAATTTTGATAATAGGTTGAAAACATGAGGAAGATTTTAAGTATTTTTTCAGTTCCGAATCTATGTGATGCAGGAGCGAGGGTTTTGAAGGGGATAAAACCAGTAAATCCCATGCAAAAAATGATTGTTGGGGAAACAGTAACTGTAAAAACATCCCCCAACGACTGGGGAACTGTTGTTAAGGCAATAAAATATGCGAGAAATAAAATAATAGTTGTTGATGCAAATGGAGGAGATATTGCTGTTTGGGGAGGTTTAGCATCAACAAATGCAAAATTAAAAGGAGTTTTAGGTGTTGTTGTTGATGGTGGGATAAGAGATATCGAAGACATAAACACCTTAAAATTCCCTGCATTTGCAAGGTATGTTGTCCCAAATGCTGGGAAACCTTTGGATGAAGGGGAAATAAATGTCCCAATAACCTGCGGTGGAGAGGTAATAAATCCAAAGGATATTGTTGTTGGAGATTGTAATGGCGTTGCAGTTATAAAAAGAGAGGAGTTAAATGAAGTCATTGAGAACGTAAAAGCAATAAAAGAAAAGGAAACAAACATAAAAAACAAAATCTTGAGGGGAATGGACATAGGGGATATCTTAGGATTGAAATAATACTTGGGGGAGAGTATGAAAAATACATTGATATTGATTTTTGATATTTTATTGATGTTTTTAATCCTGTTTTTCTCTCCAATAGATAGTCTGCAGATAAAAGAGGGATTATCTATTTTAATTTTTATCTCAATACTTTGGCTAACTGAGGCATTGCCTTTGCCAGTATCTGCCTTATTTGTTCCAATTCTTGCTGTTCTTTTTGGAATTTTAGATGTTAAGGAGGCATTTAAATCTTTTGCACATCCAATAATATTTTTGTTTTTAGGAGGATTTGCACTTGCATCTGCATTGAGAAAGTATGAACTTGACAAATACATAGCATATAAAATTGTTGGATTTTCAAAAGGAAACTTTAAAGTTGCGAGTTTTTTAATAATGCTAACCACAGCGTTCTTATCAATGTGGATGAGTAATACATCAGCAACAGTTATTATGCTCCCCCTTGCTATTGGATTACTTGGATATGTTGATAAAGATAAAAACAATACCTATCCTTTTTTGCTTTTGGGAATAGCATATTCTGCAAGTATTGGTGGAATTGGGAGCATAATAGGAAGTCCACCAAATGCAATAACAGCGAGTCTTTTAAACATGGGTTTCTTTGATTGGTTTAAGATTGGTTTTCCAATTGCATTAATACTTCTACCTATAGTTTATGCTGTTCTATACCTATATTTTAAACCACAAAATCAAAACATAAAACTTGAAAGTAACTTTAAAATTGAGAATAGAAAATGTGTATTGGTTGGGATTGTGTTTTTGTTTGTTGTGTTGTTGTGGATGATGAGTGAGGAATTATCTGCCTTGTTTGGGGTTGAGAAATATTTTGATAGTATAGTTGCAGTTTTTGGAGTAATTCTTTTATTTTCCCTTGGGTTGATAAATTGGGATGACTTAAATAAATCAGTTGATTGGGGGGTTTTATTGCTATTCGGAGGTGCGTTATCTTTAAGTTATATCTTATCAACAACAGGAACAAGTGAATTCATCTCCTACTTTGTCATAGATGCATTAAATGGCATTCCAACGTATCTTTACATATTTGGCTTGGTCTTATTCTCCATACTAATAACCAATATAATGAGCAATACTGGGGTTGCAAGTGTTCTAATCCCAATCTTAATTACAACTGCACTACAACTAAACTTAAAGCCAGAAGTTATTGCTTTGCCTATTGGGATTTCTGTTTCATGTGCGTTCATACTTCCTGTTGCAACGCCACCAAATGCACTGGTTTTTGGAAGCGGATATATAAAAGAAAAAGATATGATAAGAGCGGGCTTTATTTTAAGTTTAATCTCCGCTATAGTGGTATCGTTAATGTTTACATTCTAAGGTGATAAAATGAAACCCTATGTTATTTCAAATGTTGGAATAACTTTAGATGGAAAATTGGCAACAATAGATAATGATTCAAGGATTTCTGGAGAGGAGGACTTAAAGAGAGTCCATAAGATTAGGAAGGAAGTTGATGGCATAATGGTGGGTATTGGAACAGTCTTAAAAGACAATCCAAGATTAACAGTCCATAAAATAGAGGCAAGGAAGGAAGATAATCCAGTGAGAATTGTTGTTGATAGCAAGTTAAGGATTCCTTTAAACGCGAGGATTTTAAACAAAGATGCAAAAACAATAGTTGCCACGACAAAGGAGGTTGATAAAGAAAAAGAAGAAAAAATAAAAAAATTAACTGAGATAGGGGTTGAAGTAATAAAAGTTGGGAAATATAAAGTTGATTTAAAGGAACTTATGGAAGAACTCTACAAAAGAGGGATAAAAAAGATACTTTTAGAGGGAGGTGGGACTCTAAACTGGGGTATGTTTAAGGAGAATCTTGTCGATGAGGTTAGGGTTTTCATTGCTCCAAAGATATTTGGTGGGAAGGATGCTCCTACTTATGTTGATGGAGAGGGTTTTAGGACTGTTGAAGAGTGTGTCAAATTGGAATTGAAAAATTTTTATAGGTTGGACGATGGACTTGTTTTGGAATTTAAAGTGAAAAAATAAAAAAATCAATTAATTTGATAGTATGTTGAAAGTTTAGTTGGAATACCCAATATTAACACAAATCTTTAAAATTTTAGGATGTATCAATTTCCTCAACGAAAAGTATATATATGAGTATCCCATTTATTAAGTGAATGTGCGGAGGTGGCCCAGCCTGGTACGGCGCGGGACTGCTAATCCCGTTGGGCTTCGCCCAACCCGGGTTCAAATCCCGGCCTCCGCGTTATATATTTGACTATATATATTATTTTTTGTAAATTTAGGTTTTGTATGTAGGATTATTATATGTCATAAATTTATATATTCGAATATAGTGGTAACATGAAACTAAACATTATGCATATTAAAATAGATCATCCATTTTTTATTGTGTTTATTGGACATTTGATTCTGTTTTTGTTTGCCATTCTTTATATAATAATATTTAATCCACCTTACGATATTCAAAACCTTGCAAAAGTTATATTGGTTGTTTTGGGTTATCTAACTGCATTTTATCTGGGAACAAGATGCAATTTAAAAATAGAAAAGGTTCTGATGT
It includes:
- the mptN gene encoding tetrahydromethanopterin:alpha-L-glutamate ligase, which translates into the protein MKMGIISEEKDWVVNELKKSMEKNGIKPEIIKPSNIISGINIDFRLKCNNKNLLDLDCAFVRNIGDEVEMFHRFDFLKHLEHYIPLINPLDGIENAGNKYRCSFLMDLKNIPQPKTVVTESIDEALEWVNTFEDCVIKPLFGNQGRGIIRINGGSLISKLNKLTEFKKKYGSFYIQEFVKNPNNVYRDIRAFVVGDEVVSAMYRVSDNWITNIHQNAKPEECEINEEIEELAIKAKDALGLVYAGVDLIEGRKGLKVLEVNATPSWEGLSKISKTNIADRIIEEVVNLLKR
- a CDS encoding SLC13 family permease — protein: MKNTLILIFDILLMFLILFFSPIDSLQIKEGLSILIFISILWLTEALPLPVSALFVPILAVLFGILDVKEAFKSFAHPIIFLFLGGFALASALRKYELDKYIAYKIVGFSKGNFKVASFLIMLTTAFLSMWMSNTSATVIMLPLAIGLLGYVDKDKNNTYPFLLLGIAYSASIGGIGSIIGSPPNAITASLLNMGFFDWFKIGFPIALILLPIVYAVLYLYFKPQNQNIKLESNFKIENRKCVLVGIVFLFVVLLWMMSEELSALFGVEKYFDSIVAVFGVILLFSLGLINWDDLNKSVDWGVLLLFGGALSLSYILSTTGTSEFISYFVIDALNGIPTYLYIFGLVLFSILITNIMSNTGVASVLIPILITTALQLNLKPEVIALPIGISVSCAFILPVATPPNALVFGSGYIKEKDMIRAGFILSLISAIVVSLMFTF
- a CDS encoding 2,5-diamino-6-(ribosylamino)-4(3H)-pyrimidinone 5'-phosphate reductase translates to MKPYVISNVGITLDGKLATIDNDSRISGEEDLKRVHKIRKEVDGIMVGIGTVLKDNPRLTVHKIEARKEDNPVRIVVDSKLRIPLNARILNKDAKTIVATTKEVDKEKEEKIKKLTEIGVEVIKVGKYKVDLKELMEELYKRGIKKILLEGGGTLNWGMFKENLVDEVRVFIAPKIFGGKDAPTYVDGEGFRTVEECVKLELKNFYRLDDGLVLEFKVKK
- a CDS encoding RraA family protein; the protein is MRKILSIFSVPNLCDAGARVLKGIKPVNPMQKMIVGETVTVKTSPNDWGTVVKAIKYARNKIIVVDANGGDIAVWGGLASTNAKLKGVLGVVVDGGIRDIEDINTLKFPAFARYVVPNAGKPLDEGEINVPITCGGEVINPKDIVVGDCNGVAVIKREELNEVIENVKAIKEKETNIKNKILRGMDIGDILGLK